One Fusarium falciforme chromosome 1, complete sequence genomic window carries:
- a CDS encoding Zn(2)-C6 fungal-type domain-containing protein, whose amino-acid sequence MLLYTRLAPPKVPKKRSRAGCSYCKEKKKKCDEIRPACARCQERGQECVYEPVRPRQRRKRETTAAFSPFDTNSSSGSDRAQPLDGDVPIRQWKEDAQDKSADEDSLDEEVPIVTQPSVSDLPLKASLVNPMDNLLGWSPGDLPVVSPIDSIDFQLPVFDDGIAVQHIENSEEEDVEEVIRRESIISIPTTTYAATYSNAYAPRSPSLALIAPVPAPSPRFEFCSPVFSEFSDRTNRRALVDHFCNVLSHLIVFREERGNPFQQLVLPLCQDSQAVTNAVFALASAHLEYRGVTNDEKSVYFHNKAIQGLARLIQKGEGVNRNELLAAIMLLVYYEVLVQKGRSNIVDGHLKGAMTIMSHNETATDPTGIFLERAFRFYDVIAALSFGTAPLGSAPGANYLTPFPPLDSGGDMSPLNSVDTLLGMATSLWPIIHRLSNLLALKDQLDAAVTNGEVNKVAVLRTEFEISASAIESALEEWHPALPEGSVLSQNPEELTPEQTTERSRLQSILSNALSYRHSAFVYLYRTIYSYPRNHPLVQRHTHISLTHCVGTVSNTGPMSALLWPLFVAACEATTLADRDLARQTFIAINRRQGMTNIERAWTIAQEVWRRADKAEMMHQQEEATAMGVRSGGDLWRRVSADMGVTIVFG is encoded by the exons ATGTTGCTGTACACCCGACTCGCACCGCCCAAGGTCCCTAAAAAGCGCTCGCGCGCAG GATGTAGTTATTG CAAAGAAAAG AAGAAGAAATGCGACGAAATTCGACCTGCCTGCGCGCGCTGCCAGGAACGCGGCCAGGAGTGCGTTTACGAACCCGTTCGCCCTCGACAGCGGCGCAAGCGTGAGACCACCGCCGCTTTCTCTCCTTTCGACACCAACTCCTCCTCGGGTTCAGACCGAGCTCAGCCTTTGGATGGCGACGTTCCAATCCGGCAATGGAAGGAGGATGCTCAGGACAAATCGGCCGACGAGGACTcgctggacgaggaggttcCCATTGTCACGCAGCCATCCGTCAGCGATCTCCCTCTCAAGGCTTCCCTCGTCAATCCCATGGATAACCTCCTAGGTTGGAGCCCTGGAGACCTGCCAGTCGTATCCCCGATTGATTCGATCGATTTCCAATTGCCTGTGTTTGACGATGGCATTGCCGTTCAACACATTGAGAacagcgaggaggaggatgtcgaggaggtAATCCGTCGCGAATCTATCATCAGCATTCCTACTACGACCTACGCTGCGACCTACTCCAATGCGTACGCGCCTCGAAGCCCCTCTCTAGCCCTCATTGCGCCTGTCCCAGCGCCGTCTCCACGATTCGAGTTTTGTTCTCCGGTATTCTCCGAGTTCTCCGACCGAACCAACAGGCGCGCCCTGGTAGACCACTTCTGCAATGTTCTGTCACATCTCATTGTTTTCCGGGAGGAACGCGGGAATCCTTTCCAGCAGCTCGTTCTCCCGCTCTGCCAGGACAGCCAGGCCGTTACAAACGCCGTATTTGCTCTAGCAAGCGCTCACTTGGAATATCGGGGTGTCACCAATGACGAAAAGAGCGTTTATTTCCACAACAAAGCCATTCAAGGCCTTGCGCGCTTGATCCAGAAGGGAGAAGGAGTTAATCGAAATGAACTCTTGGCGGCCATCATGCTTCTGGTTTACTACGAAGTG TTGGTTCAGAAAGGCCGATCGAACATTGTAGATGGCCATCTCAAAGGTGCCATGACTATTATGAGCCACAATGAAACAGCCACTGATCCCACGGGCATCTTTTTGGAGCGA GCATTCCGCTTTTATGATGTGATTGCGGCACTCTCGTTTGGCACTGCTCCCTTGGGCAGTGCTCCAGGAGCCAACTACCTTACACCATTCCCTCCTCTGGATTCAGGTGGCGATATGTCTCCTCTCAACAGTGTCGACACTCTCCTTGGGATGGCCACTTCTCTCTGGCCTATTATTCATCGCCTTTCGAACCTACTTGCTCTTAAGGATCAGCTCGACGCTGCTGTTACCAACGGAGAAGTGAACAAGGTTGCGGTTCTCAGGACGGAATTCGAAATCTCGGCGTCAGCTATCGAATCCGCCCTGGAAGAATGGCATCCCGCTCTGCCTGAAGGCTCAGTCCTCAGCCAAAACCCCGAGGAATTGACCCCAGAGCAGACGACAGAAAGGAGTCGACTACAGAGTATCCTCAGCAACGCTCTCTCTTACCGTCACTCTGCCTTTGTCTACCTTTACCGCACCATCTACAGCTACCCGCGCAACCACCCACTCGTCCAACGCCACACCCACATTAGTCTCACTCACTGTGTGGGAACTGTCAGCAATACCGGCCCGATGAGTGCTCTTCTCTGGCCACTCTTTGTAGCAGCTTGTGAGGCTACCACACTTGCCGACCGTGACTTGGCACGTCAAACCTTCATCGCTATCAACCGTCGACAGGGTATGACAAATATTGAGCGTGCGTGGACAATTGCGCAGGAGGTATGGCGGCGTGCggacaaggccgagatgatgCATCAGCAAGAGGAGGCGACAGCCATGGGCGTCAGGAGCGGCGGAGATCTATGGAGGAGAGTGAGCGCTGACATGGGGGTGACGATTGTTTTTGGATAG
- a CDS encoding Zn(2)-C6 fungal-type domain-containing protein: MSNLNTSDSVPPPPRPIRFVHNQGQPPSKRRRINAACLTCRKRKTRCAGERPFCSTCTKNHHRCLGYPEEIKKEDGEKQTPASKPDHERDNHGPHNHHEDEDEVEKPNLHVQRTPDAPAPQTIPQTTSEATLPPAKPIVETPHDDDVPSLRPHHGHPPLSLAADLPPSPTTVRRSESHRVPYFRYFGPTAIVPGFKQMVVSVRDRRRSTAGSMAGTSPVSTHSGALGSSSAADSEVIGDDLPTYDPNDPAPVHPLIINLVKTFFLQMGSSYPFLKQARFLRMVKEKRVEAILVDSICGLAARFSDAPALTNGNDKMPRTERGAVFAQRARQATVDTFPCPTVGAVQACLLMAYEGFGASQDSALWMYLGLAIRMAVDLGLQKEVGVQYQGEKDPLYALHWSRQSGEEESPQAKAEGSSPPNPEEQKEVVQERMDTFWAVFILDRVISSGTGRPVTFRDDDLELSFPEPSIDPVTHWPAPYPIFLQIIHLYGRVCDVLNKIRNAQDLNKETWDRLGEMEHELTKLYKGWDWRLQFNVSNFKAYLGMGQGTTFILLHFWFHALFIILHQPTLLTPFAELRSELQLLPDSRELSMSSAKTICDILSFADLIDPKSFIGNPFTSQPIYIAACAFLMESSANASESPSRANSPPGSKRLDVPQLPGSKSRDAKPSRHSLLASAANQNYQKCYNSLQQVQMYWGGVTYILTALDQKAKGIWDCETYTTEEYESTKLPRRGSSAALSNPFPRFENQASPKMSGPPIAWSLAGTANSPNSSLTLMYQNIDSATMSSVQPMQAMKAPSTPPGNMVYDPIRQSLPDSTSLLAPAYPQPNISAVRQTSRPSVPRRHSNMSATSGQSRPTVKFDGLPEGDGTELYAGPKFTPSSQQSNGFDTYSVSPPAAMRENGGVNVATTLSGANNMANGTTNMYFGQGNFPYQMPWAAPMGNMDAITFDSQDIDIGALGLQQPELMAPWMGYVPEGVLGFFEPPDMNQGNA; encoded by the exons ATGAGCAACTTGAATACATCGGACTCGgttccgccgccgccgcgtcCGATCCGCTTTGTCCATAACCAAGGACAACCGCCTTCCAAGCGTCGCCGGATCAATGCAGC GTGTTTGACCTGCCGAAAACGAAAGACGAGATGCGCCGGCGAAAGACCCTTCTGCTCTACTTGCACCAAGAATCACCACCGATGTCTGGGATATCCTgaggaaataaaaaaggaagATGGCGAAAAACAGACACCTGCATCGAAACCCGACCATGAACGCGACAACCATGGACCTCACAATCACcacgaggacgaagatgaggtcGAAAAGCCCAACCTCCACGTCCAGCGCACTCCCGACGCTCCTGCTCCGCAAACAATCCCGCAAACAACCTCCGAGGCTACTCTGCCGCCCGCGAAACCCATAGTCGAAACTCCtcatgacgacgatgtgCCGAGTTTACGTCCACACCATGGCCACCCTCCTCTATCCCTGGCCGCCGACCTTCCGCCCTCTCCCACCACGGTCCGTCGCTCCGAGAGTCACCGTGTCCCGTACTTCCGCTACTTTGGCCCAACTGCTATTGTTCCTGGCTTCAAACAAATGGTTGTCTCGGTCCGTGATCGCCGCCGATCTACGGCTGGCTCGATGGCTGGAACGTCGCCTGTGTCAACGCATAGTGGCGCATTAGGGAGCAGCTCTGCTGCCGATAGTGAAGTCATTGGCGATGATTTACCAACCTACGACCCCAACGACCCGGCTCCCGTTCATCCGTTGATCATCAATCTCGTCAAGACCTTCTTTCTCCAGATGGGTTCCAGTTATCCGTTCCTCAAACAGGCGAGGTTCTTGCGCATGGTCAAGGAAAAGAGAGTTGAGGCTATACTGGTTGATTCCATATGTGGTCTGGCTGCAAGGTTCTCGGATGCCCCAGCCCTCACAAATGGAAACGACAAGATGCCGCGGACGGAACGTGGCGCGGTATTTGCGCAGAGAGCCAGGCAGGCCACTGTTGACACTTTCCCATGTCCGACTGTGGGAGCTGTACAGGCCTGTCTTCTCATGGCATATGAAGGTTTTGGGGCAAGCCAAGACAGCGCTCTCTGGATgtatcttggccttgccatcCGCATGGCTGTCGATTTGGGTCTGCAAAAAGAGGTTGGAGTTCAGTATCAGGGTGAAAAAGACCCTCTGTATGCCCTTCACTGGAGCCGTCAGTCAGGCGAAGAGGAAAGTCCTCAGGCAAAGGCGGAGGGATCAAGCCCACCTAATCCTGAGGAGCAAAAGGAGGTTGTCCAGGAACGGATGGATACATTCTGGGCCGTCTTCATTCTTGATCGCGTCATTTCTTCAGGGACAGGCCGGCCTGTAACGTTTCGTGACGATGATCTTGAACTCTCATTTCCTGAGCCCTCAATTGATCCGGTCACTCACTGGCCAGCGCCTTAccccatcttcctccagaTTATCCACCTCTATGGACGCGTCTGTGACGTGCTCAACAAGATCCGCAATGCGCAGGATCTTAACAAGGAGACATGGGATAGGCTTGGCGAAATGGAGCATGAGTTGACCAAACTCTACAAGGGTTGGGACTGGAGGCTGCAGTTCAACGTGAGCAACTTCAAGGCGTACCTTGGCATGGGTCAGGGCACCACATTCATCCTGCTGCACTTTTGGTTTCATGCGCTGTTCATCATTCTTCATCAACCTACTCTCCTCACGCCCTTTGCTGAGCTGCGCAGTGAGCTGCAGCTATTACCGGACAGTCGCGAGCTCAGCATGAGCAGTGCCAAGACGATCTGTGATATCTTGTCTTTTGCGGACTTGATTGATCCCAAGAGCTTTATTGGAAACCCATTCACCAGCCAGCCGATCTACATTGCTGCATGCGCGTTCCTAATGGAGTCGAGCGCCAACGCCTCCGAGTCTCCATCCCGAGCTAACTCGCCTCCGGGTTCAAAGCGGCTGGATGTGCCACAGTTGCCTGGCAGCAAGAGCCGAGATGCCAAGCCGTCGAGGCATTCTCTCCTGGCTTCAGCGGCCAACCAGAATTATCAAAAGTGCTACAACTCACTGCAGCAGGTACAGATGTACTGGGGTGGTGTCACATACATTCTCACAGCTTTGGATCAAAAGGCCAAGGGGATCTGGGACTGTGAGACATATACGACTGAAGAATACGAGAGCACCAAGTTGCCTCGCAGGGGAAGCAGTGCTGCTCTGAGCAACCCGTTCCCCAGGTTCGAGAATCAGGCTTCACCAAAGATGTCTGGGCCGCCCATAGCGTGGAGCCTGGCAGGAACAGCCAACTCTCCCAACTCGAGCCTCACACTGATGTATCAGAACATTGATTCAGCTACCATGTCGAGCGTGCAACCAATGCAAGCGATGAAGGCGCCCAGCACTCCTCCAGGAAACATGGTCTATGACCCTATCCGCCAGAGCCTGCCAGACTCGACAAGTTTGCTGGCACCGGCTTATCCTCAGCCCAACATCTCGGCGGTGAGACAGACTTCTCGGCCGTCAGTGCCCCGACGACATTCAAACATGTCCGCAACAAGCGGGCAAAGTCGACCGACTGTCAAGTTTGACGGGTTGCCCGAGGGCGACGGGACCGAGCTTTACGCAGGCCCAAAGTTCACCCCTTCGAGCCAACAATCGAATGGTTTCGATACATACAGTGTCTCTCCACCAGCCGCAATGAGGGAAAATGGGGGAGTGAATGTGGCCACCACGCTCTCAGGAGCAAACAACATGGCAAATGGCACGACCAACATGTACTTTGGCCAAGGCAACTTTCCCTACCAAATGCCTTGGGCTGCTCCAATGGGCAACATGGATGCCATTACGTTTGACAGTCAGGACATTGATATTGGTGCTTTAGGGTTGCAGCAACCAGAGCTGATGGCTCCTTGGATGGGCTATGTTCCTGAGGGTGTACTGGGATTTTTTGAGCCCCCTGATATGAACCAGGGCAATGCATGA